The following nucleotide sequence is from Phocoena sinus isolate mPhoSin1 chromosome 14, mPhoSin1.pri, whole genome shotgun sequence.
GCAGCAGTGATGGAGGGGGCAGGACCCCCTGCTGGGGCAGCATCAGCTGCTGGGGCAGGTCCACCAGTCCCCACATTGTGCATGAGGATCCCGATGTTGACATTGGCCAAAGCCTTTGCAAACAAGCCTGGCCAGAGATGTTCAACATTTACACCGGCTGCTTTAATGAGGGCGTTTATCTTATCCTCCGTGACTGTCACCTCATCGTCGTGCAGGATGAGGGCCGAGTAGATGCACGCCAGCTCCAAGACGGAGGCCATGGTGCGGGCAAGTGCTAGGTGGGGCTGCCGGGCATGGTGCTAGTCGCTGGATGAAGCGAGGGCCTCACCCCAAAAGCGGCCTTTGCTTCCCCAGAAGGACTGAGCAGCTTAGAGGCAGCTGAGGAAAGGCAAGTAAGCCTTTTTGAATAGGACAGTTTGTGCTCTTGTCCGAGAAGATGTTTAAGGGGACACACGCTGCAAACAGATGGTCCTGGGTGGATTTACCCTGGCCCAGTCACATCTTGTTCTTCTTTCCGTACCACTTCGTACCTCTGGGTGTCaggccccttcctctcttccaaaGTGGGGCCATTGGAAAGTGTGGTCTTCACACTCAGTTTGGATGGAACTCAGCACAATCTGGAGAATGTGAGAGGATCCTTAAGGAATGCCGTTGATGGACAGCATCCATGCACTATAGCACAGGAGCAGGCAAAGTTGTGCTCACCAGGCTTTCACCTCCCTTCTTTGTCACTTCCTCTCCAGATGCTGATATTTCTTTCCAGGTGACCCTACAAGGTGAGTCTAACCCTGACCTCCTGTAAGGTCATTGTCCCACCACCATCAAACCAGATCTACCAGCCTGGGAGGCTGAAAGTGAAGAGTGGTAAGGGGGAttcctctgcttctccctctAGTATCTTCCTAATCTGTTGTTAGATCCTTCACTCTTTTAAATAGTGCAAAtctaaatttttaagtaaaatcatAGAAATACTAGAAACTGTGTTGTagttgaaaaaatacatttaatattagGGTTGAAATGTGTTGATAACTGTGATATCAAAGCAACAAATACTTTAAAGGAAAAGGTAAACTCCACACATTTTTGAACTGTCtgaaacaaaataattgaaagaccttttaaactggaaaaatatttataacatatgtgacatttagattttaat
It contains:
- the LOC116739192 gene encoding 60S acidic ribosomal protein P1-like isoform X1 → MASVLELACIYSALILHDDEVTVTEDKINALIKAAGVNVEHLWPGLFAKALANVNIGILMHNVGTGGPAPAADAAPAGGPAPSITAAPAEEKKAEAKKEESEESYDGMRFGLFD
- the LOC116739192 gene encoding 60S acidic ribosomal protein P1-like isoform X2, which gives rise to MASVLELACIYSALILHDDEVTVTALANVNIGILMHNVGTGGPAPAADAAPAGGPAPSITAAPAEEKKAEAKKEESEESYDGMRFGLFD